CAGGCGTCAAAGTCTTGATGCTGGAAGCGGGGCGCAATTATGAACCGGAGAAGGAGACGCCGATGTTCAACCTTCCCAAGGATGCGCCGTTGCGCGGAGCCAGCACGCCGGATAAGCCTTTCGGCTTTTACGATGCCACGGTTGACGGTGGCTGGAGGGTGCCCGGGGAGCCTTACACCATGGCCCAAGGCACGGAGTTTACTTGGTGGCGGACACGCATGCTCGGCGGGCGAACCAATCATTGGGGGCGCATCGCTCTACGCATGGGGCCATATGACTTTAAACCACAATCGCGCGATGGCATGGGAATCGACTGGCCGATCGATTACCCCGATCTCGCTCCTTATTATGACAAGACGGAGGAATTGATTGGCGTGTTCGGATCGAATGAAGGATTGGAGAATACACCGAACTCACCAGCAGGAATTTTGCAGCCGCCACCCAAGCCGCGCGGATATGAACTCCTGGTTAAAAAACATTGCGATCCGCTGAAAATTCCAGTTATTCCTTCTCATCTCGCAATCCTTACCCGTCCGCTGAACGGCAGACTTGCATGTTATTACGCAACATCCTGCGGTCGTGGATGTTCCATTAAAGCAAATTTTCAATCCACCACTGTGCTGCTCCCGCCAGCGGACAAGACGGGCAACCTGGATATCGTCACGCAGGCGATGGTCCGGGAGGTCACGTTGGATTCCAGCGGCAAGGCGAACGGAGTTATTTATGTGGATAGGCTTACCGGCAAGGACGAGCGCGCTCAAGCCCGGGTTGTAATCCTGGCCGCCAGCGGCTGTGAGTCAGCGCGCATACTTCTGAATTCCAAGAGCAACTTGTTCCCCAATGGCTTGGCGAATAGCAGCGGCAAAGTTGGCCGTTATTTGATGGATACAGTTGGTTCCGGGCTGGGAGGTCATATTCCGGCGCTGGAAAACGTGCCGCCTCACAATGAAGATGGTGTTTCCGGCATGCACATGTACATGCCGTGGTGGGGTTATAAGGACCAAGCGGTCGGCAAACTCGACTTTCCGCGCGGTTACCACATTGAATTCGGTGGCGGTCGCCGCATGCCATCGGCAGGGATGTTTGATGGACTGGACCGGCTCACCGGCGGCAGCTACGGCAAGAAACTCAAAGAAGACGCGCGCCGCTATTACGGATCGTTCGTCTGGTTTGATGGTCGTGGCGAAATGATTCCGAACGACGATTGCTACTGTGAGATTGATCCCAATGTGAAGGATAAGTGGGGCATTCCGGTGCTGAAATTCCATTGGAAATGGGCAGATGCTGAGATCAAGCAGGCGGCACACATGCAAAAGACCTTCGCGCAGATCGTTGAAGCGATGGGTGGCAAGGTGCTGGGCGACGGGCCGCAATTGGATGGATCCAAAGCCATCCTGCCGGGCGGCAAAATCATTCATGAAGTCGGCACGACCTGCATGGGCGCCAAAAAGGAAAAATCGGTGCTCAATCAATATTGCCAGGCTTGGGATGTAAAAAACCTCTTCGTCATGGACGGCGGACCGTTCCCTTCGAATGCTGATAAAAACCCAACTCTCAGCATCATGGCATTGGCCTGGCGCAGTTCCGACTATCTGGTAGATCAATTAAAGAAAGGGCAACGTCTAATAATCTCCAAAACCCAAGTTAACCAGAACCATTTCAGCAATTATGAGCGAAATCGAACCGAAAAGAATGGCACGTCGCGAAGCCATCAAGTGGGTTGCAGCCACGCTGGCAGTATTTCCGGCATTAGATTGGGACAAGGCCACGGGCGGTCCGGGAAAGTTATCGCAATGGACTTTGAGCGATCCCAACCTGATGCATCCGATGGTTCCGTGGGAACGGACCATGACGAAGGAGGAGCTTAACAGCCTCTCCGCGCTTTGTGACGTCATTATTCCGGAGGATGAAAAATCGCCCAGCGCCAGCAAGGTTGGCGTGCCGGATTTCATCGATGAATGGGTAAGCGCGCCCTATCCCCAGCAGCAGGAGGACAAAAAGCGGATTCAGGAAGGCATCGTCTGGTTGAACGCAGAGTCGAAAAAGCGGTTTCAGAAGGAATTTGCCGATCTTTCAGAGGAGCAGAAAACCAAAATCTGCGACGACATTTGCTATTCCCCCAAAGCCAAGCCGGAATTTCTGAATGCTGCTTATTTCTTCACCTGCGTTCGCGATCTGACCACCACGGGCTTCTACACATCGAAGGAAGGAACCAAGGATCTGCAATACATTGGCAACACGCCGTTGTTCAGCTTTAAAGGCCCGCCAAAGGAAGTTTTAGAACATTTAAAGCTGGTTTAACCTATCGGGGAGCAACGTTAGGCCAGCTTCTTAAGAGGCGTGTGCTTGTGAAAAAAATCACAAATTCAACTTGCCTGACTTTTCTTTGCTGATTAGTTTCCTTAAGACAGTGGTATTTAAGCCACTAATTTATGCAAACAAGCACCGAATTCGGTTACAATTCCAAGGTCGAGGGCGACGTTATTGTCACCCGTGTCGACGCGGCCCTGAACTGGTTTCGTAAGAATTCACTCTGGCCGATGCCGATGGGGCTGGCTTGCTGTGCCATTGAATTAATGGCTGCCGGTGCAAGTCGTTATGATATTGCCCGGTTCGGTTCCGAGGTCATGCGTTTCTCCCCCCGTCAGTCCGATGTGATGGTTGTGGCGGGCACGGTGACTTATAAAATGGCGATGGCCGTAAAGCGCATTTACGATCAAATGCCTGAGCCCAAGTGGGTAATTGCCATGGGCGCCTGCGCTTCCACCGGTGGGATGTATCGCAGTTATGCCGTGCTGCAGGGTGTGGATCGCATTATTCCGGTCGATGTTTATGTCGCTGGATGTCCACCGCGTCCTGAAGCGCTGCTGGATGCCTTAATCAAGCTCCAGAACAAAGTCTCGAAAGAGCCTACCTTATCGAATTTGAAGAAAGTGGCATAAGTCGGAGTCACTTATCCGGTAACTCAGAAAAAATCATAGTCATGTCGTCCCTCGAACTAGCACAACAGCTCAAAGCGAAATTCGGTGATCTTATTTCCGATCCCGCGG
This DNA window, taken from Pedosphaera parvula Ellin514, encodes the following:
- a CDS encoding GMC family oxidoreductase, producing MPVITSSKTHKEYDVIVVGSGAGGSMSAYVLAKAGVKVLMLEAGRNYEPEKETPMFNLPKDAPLRGASTPDKPFGFYDATVDGGWRVPGEPYTMAQGTEFTWWRTRMLGGRTNHWGRIALRMGPYDFKPQSRDGMGIDWPIDYPDLAPYYDKTEELIGVFGSNEGLENTPNSPAGILQPPPKPRGYELLVKKHCDPLKIPVIPSHLAILTRPLNGRLACYYATSCGRGCSIKANFQSTTVLLPPADKTGNLDIVTQAMVREVTLDSSGKANGVIYVDRLTGKDERAQARVVILAASGCESARILLNSKSNLFPNGLANSSGKVGRYLMDTVGSGLGGHIPALENVPPHNEDGVSGMHMYMPWWGYKDQAVGKLDFPRGYHIEFGGGRRMPSAGMFDGLDRLTGGSYGKKLKEDARRYYGSFVWFDGRGEMIPNDDCYCEIDPNVKDKWGIPVLKFHWKWADAEIKQAAHMQKTFAQIVEAMGGKVLGDGPQLDGSKAILPGGKIIHEVGTTCMGAKKEKSVLNQYCQAWDVKNLFVMDGGPFPSNADKNPTLSIMALAWRSSDYLVDQLKKGQRLIISKTQVNQNHFSNYERNRTEKNGTSRSHQVGCSHAGSISGIRLGQGHGRSGKVIAMDFERSQPDASDGSVGTDHDEGGA
- a CDS encoding gluconate 2-dehydrogenase subunit 3 family protein: MTKEELNSLSALCDVIIPEDEKSPSASKVGVPDFIDEWVSAPYPQQQEDKKRIQEGIVWLNAESKKRFQKEFADLSEEQKTKICDDICYSPKAKPEFLNAAYFFTCVRDLTTTGFYTSKEGTKDLQYIGNTPLFSFKGPPKEVLEHLKLV
- the nuoB gene encoding NADH-quinone oxidoreductase subunit NuoB, producing MQTSTEFGYNSKVEGDVIVTRVDAALNWFRKNSLWPMPMGLACCAIELMAAGASRYDIARFGSEVMRFSPRQSDVMVVAGTVTYKMAMAVKRIYDQMPEPKWVIAMGACASTGGMYRSYAVLQGVDRIIPVDVYVAGCPPRPEALLDALIKLQNKVSKEPTLSNLKKVA